The Paenibacillus sp. FSL H7-0357 nucleotide sequence CAAAGTGTTATTTTAAATGAGATTAGTTAGTGAGTACCAAATTTAAAAATACCATACTTTAGGGGATATACACAATGTAATAAACCTGAATTATTGCTTAAAATTCCGAAAATATCATGGCTTTGCGGCTACGGCAACCTCACGTTTTTTACCGGTCGTTTTCTTATATTTAATTTTTGTGGCTTCTCCCCCCCGCAAATGACGGATTGATTTGTGATATTCGAGAATGTGCTTCACCTGATCGGCCAAATCAGGGTTGATCTCCGGCAAACGCTCGGTTAAGTCTTTATGCACCGT carries:
- the spoIIID gene encoding sporulation transcriptional regulator SpoIIID, which gives rise to MHDYIKERTIKIGRCIVETRHTVRTIAKEFGVSKSTVHKDLTERLPEINPDLADQVKHILEYHKSIRHLRGGEATKIKYKKTTGKKREVAVAAKP